A single region of the Geobacillus subterraneus genome encodes:
- a CDS encoding intercompartmental signaling factor BofC → MRILSILLLTAVVVLPTHWTFAAPAPVKMMIVLQQQYLDGEISEEKRTETVVSLTEIWKKYRDWQLITLDDRTIVFRKAVNDISPLLKANGYFGITDDGTLSIFNGKPGRSNQIIQSFFQIDVQKLESRQQAKLKQGIRVLSKEQYEQVIEMYRHFAVVQ, encoded by the coding sequence ATGCGAATTCTTTCCATCCTATTGTTGACTGCTGTGGTCGTATTGCCGACTCATTGGACGTTCGCCGCGCCGGCGCCGGTGAAAATGATGATCGTGTTGCAGCAGCAATATTTAGACGGAGAGATCAGCGAGGAAAAAAGAACAGAAACGGTCGTCTCGTTAACGGAAATATGGAAAAAGTACCGTGACTGGCAACTGATTACTCTCGATGACCGGACGATCGTCTTTCGCAAGGCGGTCAACGACATTTCCCCGCTGCTGAAGGCGAACGGCTATTTCGGGATCACCGATGACGGCACGCTGTCGATTTTTAACGGCAAACCGGGCCGGTCGAACCAAATTATCCAGTCGTTTTTCCAAATTGACGTGCAAAAGCTGGAAAGCCGCCAACAGGCGAAATTAAAACAAGGCATCCGCGTCCTCTCGAAAGAACAATATGAACAAGTGATCGAAATGTACCGGCATTTTGCGGTTGTGCAATAA
- the ruvA gene encoding Holliday junction branch migration protein RuvA produces MIEFIRGYVDYVCPEYIVIDHNGIGYEIFTPNPFAFEGSHGAAVTVYTYEYVREDVHALYGFLTRQERNLFAKLLQVSGIGPKGGLAILAAGRPDELARAIEEENEAFLCKFPGVGKKTARQMILDLKGKLAMFSMPAAPRPATPLSRELAEAVAALKALGYAEREIEKIVPVLREEAMTTEQYVKRALALLLK; encoded by the coding sequence TTGATCGAGTTTATCCGCGGGTATGTCGACTACGTCTGCCCGGAGTATATTGTCATTGACCATAACGGCATCGGCTACGAAATTTTTACTCCCAATCCGTTTGCCTTTGAGGGGAGCCACGGGGCGGCGGTGACGGTATATACATACGAATACGTACGTGAAGATGTGCACGCCTTATACGGATTTTTGACGCGCCAAGAGCGGAACTTGTTTGCCAAGCTGCTCCAAGTGTCCGGCATCGGACCGAAGGGAGGGCTCGCCATTTTGGCAGCCGGGCGGCCGGATGAGCTGGCGCGGGCGATTGAGGAAGAAAATGAGGCGTTTTTATGCAAGTTTCCGGGCGTTGGAAAAAAGACAGCCCGGCAAATGATTTTAGATTTAAAAGGAAAGCTCGCGATGTTTTCGATGCCGGCGGCTCCGCGCCCGGCCACCCCGCTTTCCAGGGAGCTCGCCGAGGCGGTGGCTGCGCTCAAGGCGCTCGGCTATGCGGAACGGGAAATTGAGAAAATTGTTCCAGTGCTCCGCGAGGAAGCAATGACGACGGAACAATACGTCAAGCGGGCGCTGGCGCTGTTGCTGAAATAA